A region of Argentina anserina chromosome 5, drPotAnse1.1, whole genome shotgun sequence DNA encodes the following proteins:
- the LOC126793534 gene encoding elongation of fatty acids protein 3-like: MKSTLQYWLVDHPSILHFTWTEGQTPASTPPFLTLALLSYLSLTLLLTRLPLPPLNIKPISALHNLTLLLLSLTMAVGTTLSILSSPSSTLCFSPAAAPTGPLFFWAYVFYLSKLLEFLDTLFIILSGSLRRLSFLHVYHHATVLVMCYLWLHTRQSLFPVALVTNASVHVLMYGYYFLCAVGIRPRWKRAVTDCQIVQFVFSFAVSGRMLYLHFSGSGCSGIWGWCFNAVFNASLLALFLDFHGKSYAGRTKMNAKDKRS; the protein is encoded by the coding sequence atgAAGTCAACCCTCCAGTACTGGCTCGTTGACCACCCAAGCATCCTCCACTTCACATGGACGGAGGGCCAAACCCCGGCCTCGACCCCGCCCTTCCTCACCCTCGCTCTCCTCTCCTACCTCTCACTTACTCTCCTCCTCACGCGCCTCCCTCTCCCCCCACTCAACATCAAACCGATCTCCGCCCTCCACAACCTCACCCTACTCCTCCTCTCCCTCACCATGGCCGTCGGTACCACCCTCTCCATCCTCTCCTCTCCATCCTCCACCCTCTGCTTCTCCCCCGCCGCCGCCCCAACCGGGCCGCTCTTCTTCTGGGCCTACGTCTTCTACCTCTCCAAGCTCCTCGAATTCCTCGACACCCTATTCATCATCCTCTCCGGCTCCCTCCGCCGCCTCTCCTTCCTCCACGTCTACCACCACGCCACCGTCCTCGTCATGTGCTACCTCTGGCTCCACACCCGCCAGTCCCTCTTCCCCGTCGCACTCGTCACCAACGCCTCCGTGCACGTGCTCATGTACGGCTACTACTTCCTCTGCGCCGTCGGGATCCGGCCCAGGTGGAAGCGCGCCGTCACCGATTGCCAGATAGTCCAGTTCGTTTTCAGCTTTGCGGTGTCGGGTCGGATGCTGTACCTGCATTTCTCCGGGTCCGGGTGCTCCGGAATATGGGGATGGTGCTTCAATGCCGTCTTCAATGCCTCGCTTCTGGCTCTTTTCCTCGACTTTCATGGCAAGAGCTATGCCGGCAGAACCAAGATGAATGCTAAGGATAAACGATCGTGA